AAGCGCCTGTATCTGGAGATCAACGCGGTCAAGCCGCAGGTGACGCTCTCGGTGGCAGCCATCGCCTGGGGCGCGGCACCGCCCAACGGCGACTGGAGCCGCAGCTCGCCGTTTGTACGTACCCTGCAAGACTGGCGCGGCTGGCTGGAGGCCGGCTACATCGACTTCGCGATCCCGATGGTGTACAACCGTGAAGACGGCGGACAACAGCAGAGCTGGTACGACGGCTGGGTTGACTACGTGCGCCACAACCAGGGACGGCGCGCCGCAGGCATCGGCATCGGCGCATGGCTCAACACCGCCGACCAGAATCTGGCGCAGATCCGGCGTGGCGCCGATGCTGGCATCGGCGTGGTGCTGTACTCCTACGCCCTGCCCGTGGCCGGCGACCGCGGCGCGTTTCTGGATCGCCTGCGGCGCGAGGTGTGGAACGACAACGCGCCCGCCCCACGCTTTGCCTGGAAGACGCAGCCCAACGCCGGTCACCTGTTGGGGCAGGTCCTCCTTGATGGCGCACCCGCCGATGGCCTAACGCTGCGGCTGAGCGATGGCGCGCGCGACAGCTACACCACCACCGACGCCACCGGCAGCTTCGGCATGGTCGACCTGCCGCCCGGCAGCTACCGGCTGAGTCTGCGCAACCCGTTCAGCGCTAGCGATTGGAACACGGATGTGACGATCAGCGCCGGACGTGTTACCACGCTGACGATCCCCTTGGCGCAGCGCGATGCAGCGGCGGAGTTTACGCCCGCCGCGCCCGACAGCGCCTTTGGCGCGCTGTGGAACCGCACCGATCAGCCGGTGGCGCAGGGGCGCGTCACACGCTCCTGGATGTGGGGCCCGCAGCCCTTCGCCACCGGCAGCGAGCGCTACGCCGAAGCACCAGGCGGCCGGCGTCTGGTGCAATACTGGGACAAAAGCCGCATGGAGATCACCAATCCAGGCGGCAATCGCAATGACCTCTGGTTTGTCACCAACGGACTGCTGACCAAGGAGTTGATCAGCGGGCGGGTGCAGGTGGGCAACGCCGGCTTTGTGGAGCGCGCGCCGGCCAACGTGCCGGTCGCCGGCGATCCCGACGACCCCAATGGTCCAACCTATGCCTCGTTCGCGGCGCACGCCTCGCTCAACGGCGACCGGCGCGCCACACCGGCGGTGGGCGCCACGATCGCTCAGACCATTCGGCGCGACGGCACGCTCGGCTTTGACCAGGCGCTGCTGCGCTACGGTGTGCAGAACGTCGAATACAACCGCGAGCTAGGCCACAACATCCCCAACGTCTTCCGCGATTACTTCGGCACGCTGCCGCTGGATTGGGTCTTTGTGCTGGGCTACCCAATCACCGAGCCCTTCTGGGCCAACGTCAAGGTCGGTGGGCAAGTCAAGGATGTGCTGATCCAGGTCTATGAGCGGCGCGTGCTGACCTACACGCCCGCCAATCCGGCGCAGTACCGCGTCGAGATGGGCAACGTCGGGCAGCACTACTGGCGCTGGCGCTACGGCTCCACGCCCTGGCAGCGCTGACCACGCCGATCACCAGTACAATGAAACGCGACGGGCGATCGCACCCCGTCGCGTTTTTGATGCCAGGGAGCACAGCATGTACGACGTGATCGTGGTCGGCGGCGGGCACAACGGCCTGACCTGCGCCTGCTACCTCCAGAAGGCCGGCCTGCGCGTGCTGGTACTGGAACGGCGCCCGATCGTCGGCGGCGCAGTCTGCACCGAAAGCATGTGGGACGGCTACCGCATCGATATCGGCTCGTCGGCGCACATCATGATCCACCTCACGCCGGTGATCCGCGAGCTGGAGCTGGAGCGCTTCGGGCTGGAGTACATCGAGATGGATCCGTTCGCCTTCTACCCCCTGCCCGACGGCAGCGGCGCGATCGAGTTCTGGCGCGATCTGGACCGCACCTGCGCATCGATCGCCAGGGTCGCACCGCGCGACGCCGAGGCCTACCGCCGCTTCGTCGAGTTCTGGGGTGCGATCAACGAGGGCGTCTTCAAGGCCTTTCTCAAGCCGCCAACGCCCAGCAACCTGCTGGGCGCGATGCTGGGCGGCCAGTTCAGCCGCGCCGAGCGGGGCAGCACCGGCGGCGCGCTCGATACGCTGCGGCGCGTCTTCACCTCCTACGGCCAGGTGATCACCGAATGGTTCGAAAGCGAAGCCCTGCGCACGGCGCTGGCCTGGCTGGCGGCGCAGTCGGGACCGCCGCCGGACGAGATCGGCACCGCCGATTTCGCCGGCTGGCATGCCATGCTCCACCGCAGCGGCGCCAAACACCCGCGCGGCGGCTCCGGCATGCTGACTCAGGCGCTGCAACGCTGTCTCCAGCACTGGGGCGGCGAGGTGCGCCTGGAGGCCGAAGTCGCGCGCATCGAGGTC
This is a stretch of genomic DNA from Kallotenue papyrolyticum. It encodes these proteins:
- a CDS encoding family 10 glycosylhydrolase yields the protein MPRLLAVVILLALLIGPAPLRAQAAPAQLRAFWVDAFHDGIKTPAQTRQLIADVRRAGANALFVQVRRRADSYFRDTFEPVASDVAPGYDPLADLIAQARAQDIQVHAWVVTFPAWRDGYAQPDRNHVWYQHGPNQAGWDNWFTRDIDGRAGECAAPGDCGYFLDPGHPAVADYTIKALMHLVRRYDIDGLHLDYVRYPSARYGYNPVSLERFRRATGRSDTPAPDDTQWMQWRRDQVTKLVKRLYLEINAVKPQVTLSVAAIAWGAAPPNGDWSRSSPFVRTLQDWRGWLEAGYIDFAIPMVYNREDGGQQQSWYDGWVDYVRHNQGRRAAGIGIGAWLNTADQNLAQIRRGADAGIGVVLYSYALPVAGDRGAFLDRLRREVWNDNAPAPRFAWKTQPNAGHLLGQVLLDGAPADGLTLRLSDGARDSYTTTDATGSFGMVDLPPGSYRLSLRNPFSASDWNTDVTISAGRVTTLTIPLAQRDAAAEFTPAAPDSAFGALWNRTDQPVAQGRVTRSWMWGPQPFATGSERYAEAPGGRRLVQYWDKSRMEITNPGGNRNDLWFVTNGLLTKELISGRVQVGNAGFVERAPANVPVAGDPDDPNGPTYASFAAHASLNGDRRATPAVGATIAQTIRRDGTLGFDQALLRYGVQNVEYNRELGHNIPNVFRDYFGTLPLDWVFVLGYPITEPFWANVKVGGQVKDVLIQVYERRVLTYTPANPAQYRVEMGNVGQHYWRWRYGSTPWQR